In Enterobacter cloacae, the following are encoded in one genomic region:
- a CDS encoding acetolactate synthase, which translates to MASSGTTSIRTRFTGAQLIVHLLERQGITTVAGIPGGTVLPLYDALSQSTQIRHVLARHEQGAGFIAQGMARTQGKPAVCMACSGPGATNLVTAIADARLDSIPLICITGQVPSSMIGTDAFQEVDTYGISIPITKHNYLVRDISELPQVISDAFRIAQSGRPGPVWIDIPKDVQTAEIDIDVLPEPGERAPAPEFSAESVRDAAAMINAAKRPVLYLGGGAINASEHIRQFAEKASLPTTMTLMALGMLPKAHPLSLGMLGMHGARSTNYILQEADLLIVMGARFDDRAIGKTEQFCPNAKIIHVDIDRAELGKIKQPHVAIQGDVAEVLAQLIPQTDTTRREEWRQLVAGLQQEFPGAIPTEGDPLSHYGLINAVAACVDDNAIITTDVGQHQMWTAQAYPLNRPRQWLTSGGLGTMGFGLPAAVGAALANPDRKVICFSGDGSLMMNIQEMATAAENQLDVKIILMNNEALGLVHQQQSLFYKQGVFAATYPGMINFMQIAAGFGLHTCDLNAEEDAHAALQAAISRPGPALIHVRIDPEQKVYPMVPPGAANTEMVGE; encoded by the coding sequence ATGGCAAGTTCGGGCACAACATCCATCAGGACGCGTTTTACGGGCGCGCAGTTAATCGTTCATTTACTGGAACGACAGGGCATCACCACGGTTGCGGGTATCCCTGGCGGGACAGTGCTGCCGCTGTATGATGCGTTAAGCCAAAGCACGCAGATCCGTCACGTACTGGCTCGCCACGAGCAGGGCGCAGGTTTTATTGCGCAGGGTATGGCGCGTACCCAGGGCAAACCGGCGGTGTGCATGGCCTGTAGCGGCCCGGGCGCGACCAACCTGGTGACCGCTATCGCCGACGCGCGCCTCGACTCAATTCCGCTCATCTGCATTACCGGCCAGGTACCGTCCTCAATGATTGGCACCGATGCGTTCCAGGAAGTGGACACCTACGGCATTTCTATCCCCATCACCAAACATAACTATTTAGTTCGCGATATCAGCGAGTTGCCACAGGTTATCAGCGATGCCTTCCGCATTGCGCAGTCCGGCCGTCCAGGCCCGGTGTGGATAGACATTCCTAAGGATGTCCAGACCGCAGAGATCGACATCGACGTCCTGCCTGAACCGGGCGAGCGTGCCCCCGCTCCGGAATTCAGTGCCGAGAGCGTACGCGATGCCGCCGCGATGATTAATGCCGCCAAACGCCCGGTGCTCTACCTGGGTGGCGGGGCGATTAATGCCTCTGAACACATTCGCCAGTTTGCGGAAAAAGCCAGCCTGCCGACCACCATGACGTTGATGGCGCTGGGCATGTTGCCAAAAGCGCATCCGCTGTCACTGGGCATGCTGGGGATGCACGGCGCGCGCAGCACCAACTACATCCTGCAAGAGGCGGATTTGCTGATTGTAATGGGCGCACGTTTTGATGACCGGGCGATTGGCAAAACGGAGCAGTTTTGCCCGAACGCGAAAATTATTCACGTAGATATCGACCGCGCCGAGCTGGGCAAAATCAAGCAGCCGCACGTGGCGATTCAGGGTGACGTTGCCGAGGTGCTGGCGCAGTTGATCCCGCAAACGGACACCACCAGGCGTGAAGAGTGGCGTCAGCTGGTTGCCGGGCTGCAACAGGAATTTCCGGGGGCGATCCCAACCGAGGGCGATCCACTGAGCCACTACGGGCTGATTAACGCCGTGGCTGCCTGCGTGGATGACAACGCGATCATCACCACTGACGTGGGCCAGCATCAGATGTGGACGGCCCAGGCCTACCCGCTGAACCGTCCGCGTCAGTGGCTGACCTCTGGCGGGCTGGGGACGATGGGCTTTGGCCTGCCTGCGGCGGTGGGGGCTGCGCTCGCCAACCCTGATCGCAAGGTTATCTGCTTCTCCGGCGACGGTAGCCTGATGATGAATATTCAGGAAATGGCGACGGCGGCCGAAAACCAGTTAGACGTAAAAATCATTCTGATGAACAACGAAGCACTGGGGCTGGTACACCAGCAGCAGAGCCTGTTCTACAAGCAGGGCGTGTTTGCGGCGACCTACCCGGGTATGATCAACTTTATGCAGATTGCCGCCGGTTTTGGCCTGCATACCTGCGATCTGAATGCCGAGGAAGATGCGCACGCGGCGCTGCAGGCGGCGATTTCTCGTCCAGGTCCGGCGCTGATCCACGTACGTATCGACCCGGAACAAAAAGTGTATCCGATGGTGCCGCCGGGTGCGGCAAATACTGAGATGGTGGGGGAATAA
- a CDS encoding acetolactate synthase isozyme 1 small subunit, whose amino-acid sequence MQKQHDNVILELTVRNHPGVMTHVCGLFARRAFNVEGILCLPIQGSEHSRIWLLVNDDQRLEQMIAQIDKLEDVTNVARNQSDPAMFNKIAVFFE is encoded by the coding sequence ATGCAGAAACAACATGATAATGTCATTCTGGAACTCACCGTCCGCAACCACCCAGGTGTCATGACACACGTCTGTGGGCTATTTGCCCGCCGTGCGTTTAACGTGGAAGGTATTCTCTGCTTGCCGATTCAGGGCAGCGAGCACAGCCGCATCTGGTTACTGGTCAACGACGACCAGCGTCTGGAGCAGATGATCGCGCAAATCGATAAACTGGAAGATGTTACCAATGTGGCACGTAACCAGTCCGATCCCGCCATGTTTAACAAAATTGCAGTGTTCTTCGAATAA
- a CDS encoding DNA-binding response regulator, translated as MTTIALIDDHLIVRSGFAQLLSLEPDFQVVAEFGSGREALSGLPGRGVQVCICDISMPDLSGLELLSQLPKGMATIMLSVHDSPALVEQALNAGARGFLSKRCSPDELIAAVRTVSTGGCYLTPDIAIKLAAGRQDPLTKRERQVAEKLAQGMSVKEIAAELALSPKTVHVHRANLMEKLNVSNDVELARRMFDSWQ; from the coding sequence ATGACCACCATCGCCCTTATCGACGATCACCTGATTGTCCGCTCCGGATTTGCTCAGCTTCTCAGCCTTGAACCTGATTTTCAGGTGGTGGCGGAGTTTGGCTCTGGCCGCGAGGCGCTTTCTGGTCTGCCCGGGCGCGGGGTGCAGGTCTGTATCTGCGATATCTCGATGCCGGATCTCTCCGGCCTGGAACTACTAAGCCAGCTGCCGAAAGGGATGGCGACGATTATGCTCTCGGTTCACGACAGCCCGGCGCTGGTGGAGCAGGCGCTCAATGCGGGCGCGCGCGGGTTCCTCTCCAAGCGCTGTAGCCCGGACGAGCTGATTGCCGCCGTGCGCACCGTCTCGACCGGTGGCTGCTACCTGACGCCGGATATTGCCATCAAGCTGGCGGCAGGACGTCAGGATCCGCTGACGAAACGCGAGCGGCAGGTGGCAGAAAAACTCGCGCAGGGAATGTCGGTAAAAGAGATTGCTGCTGAGCTGGCGCTGTCGCCAAAAACCGTACATGTTCACCGCGCCAACCTGATGGAAAAACTCAACGTCAGCAACGATGTCGAGCTGGCACGCCGTATGTTTGATAGCTGGCAATGA
- a CDS encoding two-component system sensor histidine kinase UhpB, with the protein MNSVFSRLIAVVASFFIFSAAWFCLWSISLHLVERPELAVLLFPFGLRLGLMLQCPRGYWPVLLGAEWLMLVWLAQEVALAHLPLLMTGSVLTLLPVALTSRYRYQRDWRTLLRQGAALMAAALLQSLPWIGEKQMLNALLLTLTGGLTLAPTCLVIWHYLTSTVWQPLGPALVSQPVNWRARHLIWYLLLFVVSLWLQLGLPAELSRFTPFCLALPIIALAWHYGWQGALIATLMNAIALIASQTWHDHPVDLLLSLLAQSLTGLLLGAGIQRLRELNQSLQTELARNRRLAERLLETEEIVRQEVARELHDDIGQTITAIRTQAGIVQRLAAENTGVKQGGAHIEQLSLGVYDSVRRLLGRLRPRQLDDLSLEQAVRSLMREMELESRGIVSHLDWHIDERALSEGQRVTLFRVCQEGLNNIVKHASASAVTLQGWQQDERLMLVIEDDGCGLPPGSGQQGFGLAGMRERVTALGGTLMISCTHGTRVSVSLPLRYA; encoded by the coding sequence ATGAACTCTGTGTTTTCACGGCTGATCGCCGTCGTTGCCAGCTTTTTTATCTTCTCTGCCGCATGGTTTTGCCTGTGGAGCATCAGCCTGCATCTGGTCGAACGCCCGGAGCTGGCGGTGCTGCTGTTCCCGTTTGGTCTGCGTCTGGGGCTGATGTTGCAATGCCCGCGCGGCTACTGGCCGGTACTGCTGGGTGCGGAGTGGCTGATGCTGGTCTGGCTGGCACAGGAAGTGGCGCTGGCGCATCTGCCATTATTGATGACCGGAAGCGTGCTGACGCTGCTTCCCGTGGCGCTTACCTCCCGCTATAGATACCAGCGGGACTGGCGAACCCTGCTGCGTCAGGGAGCGGCGCTGATGGCCGCCGCGCTGCTGCAATCCCTGCCGTGGATTGGTGAGAAGCAGATGCTCAATGCGCTTCTGCTCACCCTCACGGGGGGCCTGACGCTCGCGCCGACCTGCCTGGTTATCTGGCACTATCTCACCAGCACCGTCTGGCAGCCGCTGGGACCGGCGCTGGTTTCGCAACCGGTGAACTGGCGAGCCCGGCATCTCATCTGGTATCTGCTGCTGTTTGTGGTGAGTCTGTGGCTTCAGCTTGGCCTGCCCGCTGAACTTTCACGCTTTACGCCGTTTTGCCTGGCGCTGCCAATCATCGCCCTTGCCTGGCACTACGGCTGGCAGGGGGCACTCATCGCCACGCTGATGAACGCCATCGCGCTGATTGCCAGCCAGACCTGGCACGATCACCCCGTTGATTTACTGCTCTCGCTGCTGGCGCAGAGCCTGACCGGGCTGCTGCTCGGAGCGGGTATTCAACGTCTGCGTGAGCTGAACCAGTCCCTGCAAACCGAGCTGGCGCGTAATCGTCGTCTGGCGGAGCGCCTGCTGGAAACCGAGGAGATTGTCCGGCAGGAGGTGGCGCGCGAGCTGCATGACGATATCGGCCAGACCATCACCGCCATTCGTACTCAGGCGGGTATTGTTCAGCGTCTGGCGGCGGAAAATACGGGCGTGAAGCAGGGTGGCGCACATATCGAACAGCTTTCGCTTGGGGTGTATGACTCGGTGCGTCGTTTGCTCGGAAGACTGCGCCCGCGCCAGCTGGATGACCTGTCGCTTGAGCAGGCGGTGCGTTCCCTGATGCGTGAGATGGAGCTGGAAAGCCGCGGTATCGTCAGCCATCTCGACTGGCATATTGATGAACGGGCGCTGAGCGAAGGCCAGCGCGTGACGCTGTTCCGCGTCTGCCAGGAGGGGCTGAACAATATCGTTAAACACGCCAGTGCCAGCGCGGTGACGCTGCAGGGCTGGCAACAGGACGAACGCCTGATGCTGGTGATTGAAGACGATGGCTGCGGCTTACCGCCGGGTTCCGGCCAGCAGGGGTTTGGCCTGGCGGGGATGCGCGAGCGCGTCACGGCGCTGGGCGGTACGCTGATGATTTCCTGCACTCACGGCACGCGCGTCAGCGTCAGTTTGCCGCTGCGTTATGCATAA
- a CDS encoding regulatory protein UhpC, translating into MFKMPANAAPISDKAEIDARYRYWRRHILATIWLGYALFYFTRKSFNAAAPEILASGVMARTDIGLLATLFYITYGLSKFFSGIVSDRSNARYFMGVGLIATGVVNILFGFSTSLWAFALLWALNAFFQGWGAPVCARLLTAWYSRNERGGWWAIWNTAHNVGGALIPMVVGAAALHYGWRVGMMIAGGLAIIAGLFLCWRLRDRPQTLGLPAVGDWRHDELEVAQQQEGAGLTRKEILTKYVLLNPYIWLLSLCYVLVYVVRAAINDWGNLYMSETLGVDLVTANSAVTMFELGGFIGALVAGWGSDKLFNGNRGPMNLIFAAGILLSVGSLWLMPFASYVMQAACFFTTGFFVFGPQMLIGMAAAECSHKEAAGAATGFVGLFAYLGASLSGWPLARVIDTWHWSGFFAVIAIAAGISALLLLPFLNAQSPRGASEA; encoded by the coding sequence ATGTTTAAAATGCCTGCCAATGCGGCTCCGATAAGTGATAAAGCCGAAATTGATGCCCGCTATCGCTACTGGCGACGCCATATTCTGGCAACCATCTGGCTCGGCTATGCGCTGTTTTACTTCACCCGCAAAAGCTTTAACGCCGCCGCGCCGGAAATCCTCGCCAGCGGCGTGATGGCTCGTACCGATATCGGCCTGCTGGCGACGCTGTTTTACATCACCTACGGCTTGTCGAAGTTTTTCTCCGGTATCGTCAGCGACCGCTCCAACGCCCGCTATTTTATGGGCGTTGGGCTGATTGCCACCGGCGTAGTAAATATCCTGTTCGGCTTTTCCACCTCGCTGTGGGCGTTTGCGCTGCTGTGGGCGCTAAACGCCTTTTTCCAGGGCTGGGGCGCGCCGGTCTGCGCGCGTTTACTTACCGCCTGGTACTCGCGCAACGAGCGCGGCGGCTGGTGGGCAATATGGAACACGGCGCATAACGTTGGTGGGGCGCTGATCCCGATGGTGGTGGGCGCGGCGGCGTTGCACTATGGCTGGCGCGTGGGGATGATGATTGCCGGTGGTCTGGCAATTATCGCCGGGTTGTTCCTCTGCTGGCGCTTGCGCGACAGGCCGCAAACTCTGGGGTTGCCTGCGGTGGGGGACTGGCGGCACGACGAGCTGGAAGTCGCCCAGCAACAAGAAGGTGCGGGGCTGACCCGTAAAGAGATCCTCACCAAATATGTGCTGTTGAATCCATACATCTGGCTGCTGTCGCTGTGTTACGTACTGGTTTACGTGGTACGTGCGGCGATCAACGACTGGGGCAACCTGTACATGTCCGAGACGCTCGGCGTGGATCTGGTGACCGCCAACTCGGCGGTGACAATGTTCGAGCTGGGTGGGTTTATCGGTGCGCTGGTGGCGGGCTGGGGCTCAGACAAGCTGTTTAACGGTAACCGTGGCCCGATGAACCTGATCTTCGCCGCCGGGATTTTGCTCTCCGTTGGCTCGCTGTGGCTGATGCCGTTTGCCAGCTACGTGATGCAGGCGGCATGCTTCTTCACCACCGGTTTCTTTGTGTTTGGCCCGCAGATGCTGATCGGCATGGCGGCGGCGGAGTGCTCGCACAAAGAGGCAGCGGGTGCGGCAACGGGTTTTGTTGGGCTGTTTGCCTACCTCGGTGCATCGCTCTCCGGCTGGCCGCTGGCGCGGGTGATCGACACCTGGCACTGGAGCGGATTTTTCGCCGTGATTGCCATCGCCGCCGGGATTTCGGCGCTGTTGCTGCTACCGTTTTTGAATGCCCAGTCGCCACGCGGAGCCAGTGAAGCGTGA
- a CDS encoding hexose phosphate transporter gives MLAFLNQVRKPTLDLPLDVRRKMWFKPFMQSYLVVFIGYLTMYLIRKNFNIAQNDMISTYGLSMTQLGMIGLGFSITYGVGKTLVSYYADGKNTKQFLPFMLILSAICMLGFSASMGAGSVSLFLMIAFYALSGFFQSTGGSCSYSTITKWTPRRKRGSYLGMWNISHNLGGAGAAGVALFGANVLFDGHVIGMFIFPSIIALIVGFIGLRFGSDSPESYGLGKAEELFGEEVSEEDKETEENEMTKWQIFVEYVLKNKVIWLLCFSNIFLYVVRIGIDQWSTVYAFQELKLSKEVAIQGFTLFEVGALVGTLLWGWLSDLANGRRALVACVALALIIATLGVYQHASNQYVYLASLFALGFLVFGPQLLIGVAAVGFVPKKAIGAADGIKGTFAYLIGDSFAKLGLGMIADGTPIFGLTGWAGTFAALDAAAIGCIVLMAMVAVLEERKIRRENRAQKQKLKAA, from the coding sequence ATGCTGGCCTTTCTGAACCAGGTGCGTAAGCCGACCCTGGATCTGCCGCTCGATGTGCGGCGCAAAATGTGGTTCAAACCGTTCATGCAGTCCTATCTGGTGGTCTTTATCGGCTACCTGACCATGTACCTGATCCGCAAAAACTTTAACATCGCGCAGAATGACATGATCTCCACCTACGGGCTGAGCATGACGCAGCTGGGGATGATTGGTCTGGGCTTCTCCATCACCTACGGCGTGGGTAAAACGCTGGTTTCCTACTACGCAGACGGTAAAAACACCAAGCAGTTCCTGCCGTTTATGCTGATCCTCTCCGCCATCTGTATGCTCGGCTTTAGCGCCAGCATGGGCGCGGGCTCTGTCAGCCTGTTCCTGATGATCGCCTTCTATGCCCTGAGCGGTTTTTTCCAGAGCACCGGCGGCTCGTGCAGTTACTCCACCATCACCAAATGGACGCCGCGTCGTAAACGTGGCTCTTACCTCGGGATGTGGAACATCTCCCACAACCTCGGCGGTGCGGGTGCGGCAGGCGTGGCGCTGTTTGGGGCGAACGTCCTGTTCGACGGCCACGTGATCGGCATGTTTATCTTCCCGTCGATTATCGCCCTGATCGTTGGTTTTATCGGTCTGCGCTTCGGCAGTGATTCCCCGGAATCTTACGGCCTCGGCAAAGCCGAAGAGCTGTTCGGCGAGGAGGTCAGCGAAGAGGACAAAGAGACCGAAGAAAACGAGATGACCAAATGGCAGATCTTTGTTGAATACGTGCTGAAAAACAAAGTGATCTGGCTGCTGTGCTTCTCCAACATCTTCCTGTACGTGGTGCGTATCGGTATCGACCAGTGGTCGACCGTGTATGCCTTCCAGGAGCTGAAGCTCTCCAAAGAAGTCGCGATCCAGGGCTTTACCCTGTTTGAAGTGGGCGCGCTGGTCGGCACGCTGCTGTGGGGCTGGCTCTCAGACCTTGCCAACGGACGTCGTGCGCTGGTGGCCTGCGTCGCGCTGGCATTGATTATTGCCACTCTGGGCGTTTATCAACACGCCAGTAACCAGTACGTCTACCTGGCGTCCCTGTTCGCGCTTGGCTTCCTGGTGTTTGGCCCGCAGTTGCTGATCGGCGTAGCGGCCGTTGGCTTCGTACCGAAAAAAGCGATCGGCGCTGCCGATGGGATTAAGGGCACCTTCGCTTACCTGATCGGCGACAGCTTTGCCAAGCTCGGTCTGGGGATGATCGCCGACGGCACGCCAATCTTCGGCCTCACCGGCTGGGCGGGCACCTTCGCGGCGCTGGATGCTGCAGCCATCGGCTGTATCGTTCTGATGGCAATGGTTGCCGTGCTCGAAGAACGTAAGATCCGCCGTGAAAATCGTGCGCAGAAGCAGAAATTGAAAGCGGCCTGA
- a CDS encoding MBL fold metallo-hydrolase, protein MSITISVLLENRPNPNAKNLLRVKAGLSLLIQDERDSILFDTGPDDSFLHNAGLMGIDLTSLTATVLSHGHYDHCGGVPWLPEKCRIICHPQVASERYAAVRFSGYTARIKKLSLNNDYSRYGMEYSSTPLHIGERFMWSGEIPVAKPHAYGVIGSKNTKVDYVNDEGVLIYKSDRGLVIFIGCGHRGLIDIVRHCQRITGINHVHALFGGFHLRCASPHKLWAVRQFLHNLKPDNIMGCHCTGKWGNLWLPEAVSPSTGDVYVLG, encoded by the coding sequence ATGTCCATAACAATCAGCGTTCTGCTGGAAAACCGACCGAACCCCAACGCTAAAAATTTACTGCGGGTTAAAGCAGGGCTCAGTCTGTTGATACAGGATGAAAGAGATTCAATTCTGTTTGATACCGGACCTGATGATAGCTTTCTGCACAATGCAGGCCTGATGGGCATCGATTTGACCAGTCTAACCGCAACTGTGCTCTCGCACGGCCACTATGACCATTGTGGTGGTGTTCCGTGGTTACCTGAAAAATGCCGGATCATATGCCATCCCCAGGTAGCCAGTGAGCGCTACGCGGCAGTAAGGTTTTCAGGCTATACCGCCAGAATAAAAAAATTGTCGCTGAATAATGATTATTCACGTTATGGCATGGAATACAGCAGTACCCCACTCCATATTGGGGAACGCTTTATGTGGTCAGGAGAGATCCCTGTCGCCAAACCGCACGCATACGGTGTTATCGGTAGCAAGAATACGAAAGTGGATTATGTAAACGATGAAGGGGTTTTGATCTATAAATCCGACCGTGGTCTGGTCATTTTTATCGGTTGTGGGCATCGGGGGCTGATTGATATTGTGCGTCACTGCCAGAGAATAACCGGCATAAATCACGTTCATGCGCTTTTCGGTGGTTTCCATCTACGCTGTGCGTCGCCACATAAGCTCTGGGCAGTCAGGCAGTTTCTGCACAACCTAAAACCAGACAACATAATGGGCTGCCATTGTACGGGTAAATGGGGCAATTTGTGGTTACCGGAAGCCGTCTCCCCGTCGACAGGGGATGTTTATGTTCTGGGTTAG
- a CDS encoding transcriptional regulator translates to MKADLRTLDLNLLKTLDALLDERSVTRTAARLALTQPAVSGMLNRLRDYFDDPLFVRAPHGIVPTTRAEELAAPVKRILADIDVLLQPVSFDPITANLTFTLAATDYALRAVVVPFIAALKVQAPSIRVRVVPVEPDRLVAQLEQGKIDLALLTPHTTPDELHSRALYDERYVCMMRADHPDAGKPLTPDRFCALEHVLVSYEGEGFHGVTDDALAKMGRKRHVGLSVSSFLVLPDVLAISDMIAVVPERMAENRTGIFVCDTPVAVQGFTKSMAWHGRTHRNPAQVWLRRVLLVTSQRA, encoded by the coding sequence ATGAAAGCGGATCTGCGCACGCTGGATCTTAACCTGCTGAAAACGCTGGATGCCCTGCTGGACGAACGCAGCGTCACGCGCACGGCGGCACGTCTTGCGCTTACTCAACCCGCAGTAAGCGGCATGCTCAACCGTTTGCGGGATTACTTCGACGACCCGCTGTTTGTCCGCGCCCCGCACGGCATTGTGCCGACTACACGTGCGGAAGAGCTTGCTGCTCCCGTAAAACGTATCCTGGCGGACATCGACGTGTTGTTGCAGCCCGTCTCTTTTGACCCGATCACCGCCAACCTGACTTTCACCCTTGCCGCGACCGACTACGCCCTGCGCGCGGTAGTCGTGCCATTCATCGCCGCCCTTAAAGTACAGGCCCCTTCTATCCGCGTGCGCGTCGTCCCGGTTGAGCCAGACCGCCTGGTTGCTCAACTTGAGCAGGGAAAAATCGACCTCGCCCTGCTCACACCGCACACGACGCCGGACGAACTCCACAGCCGCGCGCTTTATGATGAACGGTACGTTTGTATGATGCGTGCCGATCACCCTGATGCCGGAAAACCACTGACGCCAGACCGTTTTTGTGCGTTGGAGCATGTGCTGGTCTCTTATGAAGGTGAGGGCTTTCACGGTGTGACCGATGACGCGCTGGCGAAGATGGGCCGAAAACGCCACGTCGGGTTATCGGTGAGCAGCTTTTTGGTGCTGCCGGATGTGCTGGCCATCAGCGACATGATCGCCGTGGTGCCGGAGCGAATGGCGGAAAACCGGACGGGGATATTTGTGTGTGATACGCCCGTTGCGGTGCAGGGGTTTACCAAGAGCATGGCCTGGCATGGTCGCACACACCGAAACCCGGCGCAGGTGTGGCTGAGGCGGGTGTTGCTGGTGACCAGTCAGAGAGCGTAA
- a CDS encoding polyketide cyclase gives MKQSAIIWPNDYLPGTTDNFASNEIIAAGLSAKEIWAQLNDTTLWPGYYSNADDIRFHDGSGPELSANARFRFTTFDFPVEALVTEYVPPVEGEAARIAWHGWVEGDANARLDVIHAWLFEDLPGNRVRILTQESQKGVPAQELARTVPNPMINGHQEWIVGLANAAMQEKLSKR, from the coding sequence ATGAAACAATCTGCGATTATCTGGCCGAACGACTACCTGCCAGGCACTACCGATAACTTTGCATCCAACGAAATCATCGCCGCCGGGCTGAGTGCGAAAGAAATTTGGGCGCAACTCAACGACACGACCCTGTGGCCGGGCTACTACAGCAACGCCGACGATATTCGTTTCCACGACGGTAGCGGCCCGGAACTGAGTGCTAACGCCCGCTTTCGTTTCACCACCTTCGACTTCCCGGTTGAAGCGCTGGTGACGGAATATGTGCCTCCTGTCGAGGGTGAAGCAGCACGTATTGCCTGGCACGGTTGGGTGGAAGGCGATGCGAACGCTCGTCTCGATGTGATCCACGCCTGGCTGTTTGAAGACTTGCCCGGCAACCGCGTGCGCATTCTGACTCAGGAGTCTCAGAAAGGTGTTCCGGCGCAGGAATTAGCGCGCACCGTACCTAACCCGATGATTAACGGGCATCAGGAGTGGATCGTCGGGCTGGCGAATGCCGCGATGCAAGAAAAGTTGTCAAAACGTTAA
- the nepI gene encoding purine ribonucleoside efflux pump NepI, giving the protein MTEHIQPTTRPQTKEVSRPNWSAVFSVAFCVACLITVEFLPVSLLTPMAQDLGISEGVAGQSVTVTAFVAMFSSLFITQVIGTIDRRKVVILFSVLLTASCLLVSFANNFTLLLLGRACLGLGLGGFWAMSASLTMRLVPARTVPKALSVIFGAVSIALVIAAPLGSFLGGIIGWRNVFNAAAVMGVLCILWVWKALPSLPGEAAHHKQNMFSLLRRPGVLAGMSAIFMSFAGQFAFFTYIRPVYMTMAGFDVDGLTLVLLSFGIASFVGTSLSSQFLKRSLKVALAGAPLVLAISATVLVLWGSDKWVASAIAIIWGFAFALIPVGWSTWITRSLADQAEKAGSIQVAVIQLANTCGAAVGGIALDHLGLTSPLVLSGTLMLLTALLVAGKVKAK; this is encoded by the coding sequence ATGACAGAACATATCCAGCCCACGACCCGACCGCAGACCAAAGAGGTATCACGCCCCAACTGGTCGGCGGTTTTCTCTGTGGCGTTCTGCGTTGCCTGTCTGATTACCGTTGAGTTTTTACCGGTCAGCCTGCTGACGCCAATGGCGCAGGATCTGGGCATTTCCGAAGGTGTGGCGGGGCAGTCCGTTACGGTGACCGCCTTTGTGGCGATGTTCTCCAGCCTGTTTATCACCCAGGTGATTGGCACTATTGATCGTCGCAAAGTGGTCATCCTCTTCAGCGTGTTGCTGACGGCTTCCTGTCTGCTGGTTTCGTTTGCCAATAACTTCACCCTGCTGCTGCTTGGCCGCGCCTGTCTGGGGCTGGGGTTGGGTGGCTTCTGGGCAATGTCCGCCTCGCTCACCATGCGTCTGGTACCTGCGCGTACGGTACCTAAAGCGCTGTCCGTGATTTTCGGCGCAGTTTCCATTGCGCTGGTGATTGCTGCGCCGCTGGGCAGTTTTCTCGGTGGGATCATCGGCTGGCGTAACGTGTTTAACGCGGCTGCGGTGATGGGTGTCCTCTGCATTCTGTGGGTGTGGAAAGCGCTGCCATCCCTGCCGGGTGAGGCGGCGCATCACAAGCAGAACATGTTCAGCCTGCTCAGGCGTCCGGGGGTGCTGGCGGGGATGAGCGCCATCTTTATGTCTTTTGCCGGGCAGTTTGCCTTTTTCACCTACATCCGTCCCGTTTATATGACGATGGCCGGTTTTGACGTCGACGGTCTGACGCTGGTGCTGCTGAGCTTCGGTATCGCCAGTTTTGTCGGCACCTCGCTGTCGTCCCAGTTCCTGAAGCGCTCGCTGAAAGTGGCGCTGGCGGGTGCGCCGCTGGTGCTGGCCATCAGTGCGACTGTGCTGGTGCTGTGGGGCAGTGATAAGTGGGTCGCGTCGGCGATTGCGATTATCTGGGGCTTTGCGTTTGCGCTGATACCGGTCGGCTGGTCGACGTGGATCACCCGCTCACTGGCCGATCAGGCGGAAAAAGCCGGGTCGATTCAGGTGGCGGTGATCCAGCTGGCTAACACCTGCGGCGCGGCCGTGGGTGGCATCGCGCTGGACCATTTGGGGCTGACGTCACCGCTGGTGCTTTCTGGCACGCTGATGCTGCTGACTGCGCTGCTGGTGGCGGGGAAGGTTAAGGCGAAGTAA
- a CDS encoding antitoxin produces MQVVTFTEARSRLKDVLDDVNENVETTIISRRNGGDAVVMSLQHYNSMMETIHLMNSPANASRLMESIAQANSGKTAQRDLIDDQATDLD; encoded by the coding sequence ATGCAGGTTGTGACTTTTACCGAGGCACGTAGCCGACTCAAAGATGTGCTGGATGACGTGAATGAGAATGTCGAAACGACCATCATTAGCCGCCGCAACGGTGGAGATGCGGTTGTCATGTCTCTCCAGCATTACAACTCGATGATGGAGACTATCCATCTGATGAATTCCCCAGCCAACGCCAGCCGACTGATGGAATCAATCGCTCAGGCAAACAGTGGAAAAACAGCACAGAGGGATCTGATAGATGACCAGGCTACTGATTTGGACTGA